From the Glandiceps talaboti chromosome 12, keGlaTala1.1, whole genome shotgun sequence genome, one window contains:
- the LOC144442981 gene encoding galanin receptor type 1-like: protein MSLFNDTNSTNASSSVSMTTDPTMGDSGSSSSSPSKEEITMKTIFVLIGLFGIVGNFLVSFVIMKVKSLRTLTNILICNQSLIDLTSSVLVIAINLGPNKKAVDVPPGLAGSVLCKLWLSRYLMWASFNISTFNLVAVTLERYVAIVFPVVHHNRFTAFKAKVVCVFVWGLGLAYQSYWAKANYNKNNGSCGVHYTVGVMQKVMGVLAFSIEYMLPLIAMTFCYGKMFFTLKRRSQNKKLGAGARSVAQTSGESRGNKNEEENPSFVRARKNVIKMLCIIFLTYAICWAPNQFMYLEYNLAGVYHSSLLSNVTVVMAFLNMCINPLIYCLKYHQFQDAVKQLFGCRCGKVADSAESSGGNTGYSNGGGAKGPMTLQTRATSVATSSAVDETNAQTTKNVAKESSSSDHI, encoded by the coding sequence ATGTCTTTATTCAATGACACCAACTCTACAAATGCGTCAAGTAGCGTTTCTATGACAACAGATCCAACGATGGGGGACTCgggttcaagttcaagttcgcCAAGCAAAGAAGAAATAACGATGAAGACGATATTTGTTCTGATTGGGTTATTTGGCATTGTTGGTAACTTTCTGGTTTCCTTCGTTATCATGAAAGTAAAATCCCTTCGTACACTGACAAACATTCTCATCTGCAATCAGTCTCTGATAGATTTGACAAGCTCGGTACTTGTAATTGCGATTAATCTCGGGCCCAACAAGAAAGCTGTAGATGTACCTCCTGGACTTGCTGGCTCTGTCCTGTGCAAACTCTGGTTGTCACGATACTTGATGTGGGCGAGTTTCAATATCTCCACTTTCAACTTGGTTGCTGTAACGTTAGAAAGGTACGTGGCTATAGTCTTCCCCGTGGTTCACCACAACAGATTCACGGCGTTCAAGGCAAAGGTCGTATGTGTCTTCGTTTGGGGGTTAGGTTTGGCGTACCAATCCTACTGGGCCAAAGCCaactacaacaaaaacaacGGTTCGTGTGGCGTTCACTACACAGTTGGTGTGATGCAGAAAGTTATGGGGGTACTTGCATTTTCGATCGAGTATATGCTGCCTCTTATTGCGATGACTTTCTGTTATGGTAAAATGTTCTTCACTCTGAAACGTCGATCACAGAATAAAAAACTCGGAGCTGGGGCCAGAAGTGTGGCTCAAACGTCTGGTGAAAGTCGAGGGAACAAGAATGAGGAAGAAAATCCATCCTTTGTCCGTGCACGGAAAAACGTGATAAAGATGCTGTGCATAATATTTCTGACATACGCTATCTGCTGGGCCCCAAATCAGTTTATGTACCTGGAGTATAACTTAGCTGGTGTCTACCACTCATCTCTCCTGTCAAACGTCACTGTGGTTATGGCGTTCCTTAACATGTGCATCAATCCGTTGATTTACTGCCTCAAGTATCACCAGTTCCAAGATGCTGTCAAACAACTATTCGGATGTAGATGTGGCAAAGTGGCGGACAGTGCCGAAAGCAGTGGTGGCAATACGGGTTACAGTAATGGTGGTGGTGCGAAAGGTCCAATGACACTCCAAACTAGAGCTACAAGCGTGGCCACATCGAGTGCCGTCGACGAGACGAATGCACAAACTACAAAGAACGTAGCAAAGGAATCATCAAGTTCCGATCACATTTAA